From a single Clostridium isatidis genomic region:
- a CDS encoding PadR family transcriptional regulator, whose product MDNRNRLIAPRNVVNTKMLYSFYILKELSKGKVIFGNKVLEEFKNRFSEAALPFPVSSSTIYETLYSLEEKGYVKSSWTGDEFLNKRNKKIYSITDLGVEYYKNHIADYVDNLRKTKSTLDVMIEMLTQ is encoded by the coding sequence ATGGATAACAGAAATCGTCTTATAGCTCCAAGAAATGTTGTTAATACAAAAATGCTATATAGTTTTTATATATTGAAGGAGTTATCTAAGGGTAAGGTTATTTTTGGAAATAAGGTATTAGAAGAATTTAAAAATAGGTTTTCAGAAGCAGCCTTACCTTTTCCAGTCTCATCCAGCACAATATATGAAACTCTTTATTCTTTGGAGGAAAAAGGCTATGTGAAAAGTTCTTGGACCGGTGATGAATTTTTAAATAAGAGAAATAAAAAAATTTATTCTATAACTGATTTGGGAGTTGAATACTATAAAAATCATATTGCTGATTATGTAGATAATTTACGTAAAACAAAGTCTACATTAGATGTTATGATAGAAATGCTAACTCAGTAA